In Bacteriovorax stolpii, a single genomic region encodes these proteins:
- the galE gene encoding UDP-glucose 4-epimerase GalE, whose product MSVLVTGGAGYIGSHVVSLLGEAGKDIIILDNLTTGRPENILYGKLIIGDLRNQALLDQVFTDHKIEAVLHFAGSIVVPESVTNPTLYYQNNTENSAALIKTCLKHGVKKFIFSSTAAVYGMPESGVASEETPTSPINPYGRSKLMTEWMLEDVSNAHDFSYVALRYFNVAGASKTGKIGQSTPRATHLLKTAAEVVTKKRAGMSIFGTDYKTKDGTCIRDYIHVDDLAQAHLDALSYLDKGGKSQVLNCGYGHGFTVKEVIGAVESYVGQKLNVEMGPRRAGDAVELISKAEKIKTVLGWQPKYNDLDYIVKSAIEWEKKLK is encoded by the coding sequence ATGAGCGTTTTAGTGACAGGTGGAGCTGGTTACATTGGTTCCCATGTAGTGAGTCTTTTGGGTGAAGCTGGAAAAGATATTATCATCCTCGATAACCTTACAACCGGAAGACCAGAGAATATTCTCTATGGAAAATTAATCATCGGAGACCTACGCAATCAAGCTTTGCTTGACCAGGTTTTTACTGATCATAAAATTGAAGCTGTTCTTCACTTCGCCGGAAGCATTGTTGTTCCTGAGAGTGTAACGAACCCTACGCTTTACTATCAAAACAACACTGAAAACTCAGCGGCGCTCATTAAGACTTGCCTAAAGCACGGAGTGAAGAAATTTATTTTCTCTTCGACAGCAGCAGTGTACGGAATGCCGGAAAGTGGTGTGGCCTCTGAAGAGACGCCTACGAGTCCAATCAATCCATATGGACGCTCAAAGCTGATGACTGAGTGGATGCTGGAAGACGTTTCTAATGCCCACGATTTCTCTTATGTAGCTCTTCGCTATTTCAACGTTGCAGGCGCCAGTAAAACAGGGAAAATCGGACAGTCGACGCCTCGAGCGACTCATTTGTTAAAAACAGCGGCGGAAGTTGTAACGAAAAAGAGAGCTGGGATGTCCATTTTTGGGACAGACTATAAGACCAAAGATGGGACATGTATCCGCGACTATATTCACGTCGATGACCTGGCCCAGGCCCATTTAGATGCCCTGTCGTACCTGGATAAGGGTGGTAAGTCACAAGTATTAAATTGCGGATACGGTCACGGTTTTACGGTTAAAGAGGTTATTGGAGCTGTTGAGTCTTATGTCGGGCAAAAGCTGAATGTCGAAATGGGCCCAAGACGTGCAGGGGATGCCGTGGAATTAATCTCAAAGGCAGAAAAAATTAAGACTGTCTTAGGATGGCAACCTAAATACAACGACCTTGACTACATCGTGAAGTCAGCGATTGAGTGGGAAAAGAAGCTTAAGTAA